The following are encoded in a window of Mycobacterium sp. ELW1 genomic DNA:
- a CDS encoding acetyl-CoA acetyltransferase: MAAHGICDRVAIVAMGCTDFGEHWDRSGDDLLIDAVTATTSAAVRLADIDAFWLGTYTSGLSGLSLSRPLRLHGKPVTRVENMCVTGSEALRNASYAVASGAYDIAMAVGVEKLKDSGFSGLLRPSIPSDGTGGTLGTTSAPANFSLLGPAYAQKYGVDADELKEVITRIAWKNHHNGARNPRAQFRKEVSADTISCSPLVAGQLGVFDCSGVSDGAAAAIVVRAEDAHKYTDRPLYIKALSLVAGAADGNVDPAYDFTTFPEVVASARNAYAEAGITDPSRDIAMAEVHDCFTVTELVLMEDLGFAERGTAWRAVLDGVFDLDGSLPVNPDGGLKAFGHPVGASGLRMLFECWLQLRGEAPANRRITTLDSGKTIGLTHNLGGGPGECVSFVSLVGTEPNG, encoded by the coding sequence ATGGCCGCGCACGGAATTTGCGACCGGGTCGCGATCGTCGCGATGGGGTGCACCGACTTCGGCGAACATTGGGATCGCTCGGGCGACGATCTGCTGATCGACGCGGTCACCGCCACCACCAGCGCCGCGGTACGGCTGGCCGATATTGATGCGTTCTGGCTGGGTACTTACACATCGGGCTTGTCCGGATTGAGCTTGAGCAGGCCGCTGCGGCTGCACGGCAAGCCGGTCACCCGCGTGGAGAACATGTGCGTCACCGGATCAGAGGCACTGCGCAATGCGTCCTATGCCGTGGCCAGTGGCGCCTACGACATCGCCATGGCGGTCGGCGTCGAGAAGTTGAAGGACTCCGGATTTTCCGGCCTTCTGCGACCCTCAATACCCTCCGACGGCACCGGGGGCACCCTCGGAACCACCAGCGCCCCAGCTAATTTCAGCCTCCTCGGGCCGGCCTACGCGCAAAAGTACGGCGTTGATGCCGACGAACTCAAAGAAGTCATCACTCGCATCGCCTGGAAGAACCACCACAACGGGGCCCGCAACCCGCGCGCACAATTCCGCAAGGAAGTGTCCGCTGACACGATCTCCTGCTCGCCGCTGGTTGCCGGTCAGTTGGGAGTGTTCGACTGCTCCGGCGTCTCCGATGGTGCGGCCGCCGCAATCGTCGTGCGCGCCGAAGATGCCCACAAGTACACCGACAGGCCGCTCTACATCAAAGCCCTGTCGTTGGTTGCCGGGGCTGCCGACGGCAATGTCGATCCCGCATATGACTTCACAACGTTCCCCGAAGTCGTAGCGTCGGCCCGCAATGCCTACGCCGAGGCGGGGATCACCGACCCGTCGCGCGACATCGCCATGGCAGAAGTCCACGACTGCTTTACCGTCACCGAGCTGGTCCTCATGGAAGACCTCGGGTTCGCCGAGCGGGGCACTGCATGGAGAGCAGTGCTGGACGGAGTGTTCGACCTCGATGGCTCGTTGCCGGTGAATCCAGACGGAGGGCTCAAAGCGTTTGGCCACCCGGTCGGAGCCAGCGGGCTGCGCATGCTCTTCGAATGCTGGTTGCAGCTACGCGGCGAGGCCCCGGCAAACCGCAGGATCACCACGCTCGACTCCGGCAAGACCATCGGGCTTACCCACAACCTCGGCGGTGGGCCCGGAGAATGCGTGTCCTTCGTATCACTCGTCGGTACCGAACCCAATGGCTGA
- a CDS encoding cytochrome c oxidase subunit 3 produces MAPASSRTRRIPGEAGIWVFIFGDLVVFAYLFVAYLHYRSDNPDSFAAAQHHLNVDLGVVYTLLLLTSSLFAVLALRRIRGGRATAASRLVIATIGCGLAFVALKVTEYHSKVAAGITPGANQFYLFYYLLTGLHLVHVIIGLGVLTFLRWLARRATYLSALQLSLAEGCACFWHMVDVLWLAIFPLLYLVK; encoded by the coding sequence GTGGCGCCCGCGTCCAGCCGAACACGGAGAATTCCAGGCGAGGCTGGAATTTGGGTCTTCATATTCGGAGATCTTGTCGTGTTCGCCTACCTTTTCGTGGCGTACCTTCATTACCGCAGCGACAACCCGGATAGCTTCGCCGCCGCTCAACACCACCTCAATGTCGACTTGGGCGTCGTCTACACCTTGTTGCTGTTGACGAGTTCACTGTTCGCAGTCTTGGCGCTACGGCGGATACGAGGGGGCCGAGCGACCGCCGCGTCACGTCTCGTCATCGCGACGATCGGCTGCGGACTCGCATTTGTCGCCCTGAAGGTAACCGAGTACCACTCGAAGGTGGCAGCTGGGATCACCCCGGGCGCCAATCAGTTCTACTTGTTCTACTACCTCTTGACTGGCTTGCACCTGGTCCACGTAATCATCGGCCTTGGCGTGCTCACCTTCCTGCGTTGGCTAGCACGACGCGCAACGTACCTCTCCGCGCTGCAGCTATCGTTGGCTGAAGGATGCGCATGCTTTTGGCATATGGTCGATGTGCTGTGGCTGGCCATCTTCCCGCTGCTTTATCTGGTGAAGTGA
- a CDS encoding cytochrome C oxidase subunit IV family protein yields the protein MRSVYRDPVIVVWIALALATFLSWWLSTEEASDGRLIAVIILIVAGVKIRLVGLYFMELRDAPALLRGAFEIYVFVLSGVLAGYVAVT from the coding sequence GTGCGCAGCGTTTACCGAGACCCCGTCATCGTCGTGTGGATTGCGTTGGCGCTAGCGACATTTCTGTCCTGGTGGCTATCCACCGAAGAGGCATCGGACGGAAGACTCATTGCGGTGATCATCCTGATCGTCGCCGGGGTGAAGATCAGGCTCGTCGGTCTCTATTTCATGGAACTGCGCGATGCACCGGCTCTTCTCCGCGGAGCGTTCGAAATCTACGTCTTCGTCCTCTCCGGCGTTCTCGCCGGCTACGTAGCGGTGACCTGA
- a CDS encoding SDR family NAD(P)-dependent oxidoreductase — MELEGKNAIVVGGASGFGRATAQALARRGVNVAILDRPDSAGQEVADSLHGRFYEADVTDFSGTERALQRVVEARGGVHIAVTTAGGGSVMRTLTKNGPHDLEVFRQIQDLNTVATFNVSRLAAFHMSTNASEDDERGVIINTSSIAAFEGQIGQIAYSASKAAVAGMCLTMARDLGNLGIRVLAIAPSLFATGITADIPADMAESLTKDAAFPKRLGRPDEYAKLVLAIIENPMLNGQCIRLDAGQRFAPR, encoded by the coding sequence ATGGAGCTTGAGGGCAAAAATGCGATCGTAGTTGGAGGCGCGTCGGGCTTTGGCCGAGCGACCGCCCAGGCACTGGCCCGACGTGGTGTGAATGTCGCCATACTGGACCGGCCTGACAGCGCTGGCCAGGAGGTCGCTGACAGCCTCCACGGGCGCTTCTACGAGGCCGATGTAACGGACTTCAGCGGGACCGAGCGCGCGCTGCAACGAGTGGTCGAAGCCCGAGGTGGGGTGCACATCGCGGTGACCACGGCAGGGGGTGGCTCGGTCATGCGGACCTTGACCAAGAACGGCCCCCATGATCTTGAAGTCTTCCGTCAGATACAGGACCTCAATACGGTAGCCACGTTCAACGTAAGCCGGCTGGCGGCATTCCATATGAGCACCAACGCATCTGAGGATGATGAACGCGGCGTCATCATCAACACGTCGTCGATCGCTGCGTTCGAAGGTCAGATCGGCCAGATCGCCTATTCGGCCTCTAAGGCCGCCGTTGCAGGGATGTGCCTGACTATGGCGCGCGATCTCGGTAATCTCGGCATCCGCGTCCTGGCCATCGCCCCGAGCCTATTCGCCACCGGCATCACCGCAGACATCCCCGCCGACATGGCCGAAAGCCTGACCAAGGACGCCGCGTTTCCGAAACGCCTAGGGCGACCTGACGAATACGCCAAACTGGTCCTTGCGATTATCGAGAACCCAATGCTCAACGGCCAGTGCATCCGCTTGGACGCGGGCCAACGGTTCGCTCCGAGATAA
- a CDS encoding NAD(P)-dependent oxidoreductase produces the protein MSLSGKTMFISGASRGIGLAIARRAAADGANVALVAKTAEPHPKLHGTVFTAAEEIEAAGGHALPIIGDIRDSESVQTAVNRAVSQFGGIDICVNNASAIDLGSVSEVPLKRFDLMNGIQVRGTYAVSQACLPHMLGRENPHILTLSPPIRLESEWLKPTAYMMAKFGMTLCALGIAEEMREHGIASNTLWPRTLVATAAVQNLLGGDEAMGRARKPDIYADAAYAVLNKPAKDFTGNSLLCEDVLLESGVTDLSIYDCVPGAELGLDLWVDSTNPPGYTAP, from the coding sequence ATGTCACTCTCCGGGAAAACGATGTTCATCTCAGGTGCGAGCCGAGGCATCGGGCTCGCCATCGCCAGGCGCGCCGCCGCCGACGGTGCCAACGTCGCACTCGTTGCCAAAACCGCTGAGCCACACCCCAAGCTCCACGGCACCGTGTTCACCGCGGCCGAAGAGATCGAGGCTGCCGGTGGACACGCTCTACCAATCATCGGTGACATTCGAGACAGTGAGTCGGTTCAGACGGCGGTCAATCGAGCGGTGAGCCAGTTCGGGGGCATCGACATCTGTGTGAACAACGCGTCAGCGATCGACCTCGGGTCGGTAAGCGAGGTCCCGCTGAAACGCTTCGACCTCATGAACGGCATTCAGGTCCGCGGAACCTATGCGGTCTCGCAAGCGTGCCTCCCGCACATGCTGGGGCGGGAGAATCCGCACATTTTGACGCTCTCTCCACCCATCCGCTTGGAGTCCGAGTGGCTTAAACCGACTGCCTACATGATGGCCAAATTCGGGATGACCCTGTGCGCCCTCGGCATCGCCGAGGAGATGCGCGAACACGGCATTGCCTCGAACACCCTGTGGCCGAGAACACTGGTCGCCACTGCAGCCGTGCAGAATTTGCTTGGCGGTGACGAGGCGATGGGCCGTGCCCGCAAGCCCGATATCTATGCCGACGCGGCCTATGCAGTGCTCAATAAGCCGGCGAAGGACTTCACCGGTAACAGCCTGCTGTGCGAGGACGTGCTGCTCGAGTCGGGCGTCACCGACTTGTCGATATACGACTGCGTGCCCGGTGCCGAACTGGGACTTGATCTTTGGGTGGATTCCACCAACCCGCCGGGCTACACCGCGCCCTGA
- a CDS encoding alpha/beta hydrolase family protein, which translates to MDSPKPWRTPMITRAIQICTAVAFTFGICLAATAPTGHAADVEYLMVPSPAMGRDIPVAFQGGGPHAVVLLDAFNAGEGVSNWVTAGNAMNTLAGKGISVVAPASGAFTLYTNWEADGTRQWETFLSDELPNWLAANKGLAPGGHAIVGAAQGGTGALMEATFHPDRYRYAGSMSGFLTPSNTFLNGAITAGMNEFGGVNTQAMWGAAQLGRWKWHDPEVHVQLLVDNNTRLWVFSPQTLTCSDVPAMIGYCDQAQGSNRTFYAHYRSVGGHNGHFDFPAGGNHDWGTWAAQLSAMSGDVAAAIK; encoded by the coding sequence ATGGACAGCCCGAAACCCTGGCGGACGCCGATGATTACCCGCGCAATACAGATCTGTACCGCAGTAGCATTCACCTTCGGTATATGCCTCGCCGCCACCGCGCCGACCGGCCACGCGGCCGACGTCGAGTATCTGATGGTGCCGTCGCCGGCCATGGGCCGCGACATCCCGGTGGCCTTCCAGGGTGGCGGCCCGCATGCGGTGGTCTTGCTGGACGCCTTCAACGCCGGCGAGGGCGTCAGCAACTGGGTCACCGCAGGCAACGCGATGAATACTCTTGCGGGCAAGGGCATCTCGGTGGTCGCACCGGCCAGCGGCGCGTTCACCCTCTACACCAACTGGGAGGCCGACGGCACCCGGCAGTGGGAGACCTTCCTGTCCGACGAGCTGCCGAACTGGCTGGCCGCCAACAAGGGCCTGGCGCCCGGCGGGCACGCGATCGTCGGCGCCGCCCAGGGCGGCACCGGTGCCTTGATGGAGGCGACCTTCCATCCCGATCGCTACCGCTACGCCGGGTCGATGTCGGGCTTCCTGACCCCGTCGAATACCTTTCTCAACGGCGCGATCACCGCCGGTATGAACGAATTCGGCGGCGTGAACACCCAAGCCATGTGGGGTGCCGCTCAGCTGGGCCGGTGGAAGTGGCATGACCCCGAGGTGCACGTGCAGCTGTTGGTGGACAACAACACCCGGCTGTGGGTCTTCAGCCCCCAGACGCTGACGTGTAGCGACGTGCCCGCCATGATCGGCTACTGCGATCAGGCCCAGGGCAGCAACCGCACCTTCTATGCGCACTACCGCTCGGTGGGCGGCCACAACGGCCACTTCGACTTCCCGGCCGGCGGCAACCACGACTGGGGCACCTGGGCCGCCCAGCTGTCCGCGATGTCAGGAGACGTTGCCGCAGCCATCAAATAG
- a CDS encoding SAM-dependent methyltransferase: protein MARSEDDTWDITESVGATALGVAAGRAAETDSDKPLIHDPFARMFLDVVGDRIPNLYSRGEDIPPELVALDPRIGERMEAMRGYIASRTLFFDEFFLAAAKDGIRQSVILAAGLDARAWRLDWPSGSVVYELDQPKVLDFKVATLESNGVTARATYVGVPVDLRHDWPTTLRASGFDPALPTAWSAEGLLPYLTAEAQDVLLERIASLSAPGSRLAIEDFTHEFFSAESFARRAEQMQRYREAAVKLGRNEISESGNLLYEESRTQVVDWLSEHGWEANGIDAPELMARNDRRAPTDLEDATPQSVFVDGRLPVQPST from the coding sequence ATGGCGAGAAGCGAAGACGACACGTGGGATATCACCGAGAGTGTGGGGGCGACGGCGCTCGGCGTTGCCGCCGGCCGCGCGGCCGAAACCGACAGTGACAAACCGTTGATTCACGACCCGTTCGCGCGGATGTTTCTCGACGTGGTCGGCGACCGCATCCCCAACCTGTACTCGCGCGGAGAAGACATCCCGCCCGAGCTGGTGGCACTGGACCCCCGAATCGGTGAGCGGATGGAGGCGATGAGGGGTTACATCGCCTCGCGCACCTTGTTCTTCGACGAATTCTTCCTGGCGGCCGCCAAGGATGGAATCCGGCAGTCGGTGATCCTCGCGGCGGGCCTCGATGCCCGCGCGTGGCGTCTGGACTGGCCCTCGGGCAGCGTCGTCTACGAGTTGGACCAACCCAAGGTGCTCGACTTCAAGGTCGCGACGTTGGAGTCGAATGGCGTCACCGCCCGGGCGACATATGTCGGTGTGCCGGTGGATCTGCGCCACGACTGGCCCACGACGTTGCGGGCGTCTGGTTTCGACCCGGCTCTTCCGACCGCCTGGTCGGCCGAGGGACTGCTGCCCTATCTGACGGCCGAGGCGCAGGACGTTCTGCTCGAGCGGATCGCGAGCTTGAGCGCACCGGGCAGCCGACTCGCCATCGAAGACTTCACTCACGAATTTTTCAGCGCGGAGAGCTTCGCGCGGCGCGCGGAACAGATGCAGCGCTATCGCGAGGCCGCCGTGAAGTTGGGCCGCAACGAGATTTCCGAGTCCGGCAACCTGCTCTACGAGGAGAGCCGCACCCAAGTGGTCGACTGGCTGTCGGAGCATGGTTGGGAAGCGAACGGGATCGACGCGCCGGAGTTGATGGCGCGAAACGATCGCCGCGCGCCAACAGATCTCGAGGACGCCACCCCGCAGAGCGTGTTCGTCGATGGCCGGCTACCTGTTCAGCCCAGCACCTAA
- a CDS encoding acyl-CoA thioesterase domain-containing protein has product MLASLADVLTLFELESLGADTFQGTQPDPPNHHIVGGQIAGQALMAASRTVSQRPPHSLHVYFLRRGDARYPVTFEVTRLHDGGTFSARRVAAIQGGQVLMEAMASFTAGIEGADYQGEMPDVPAPDSLVPVEQQLAPYADEYGGWWISERPFDTRYVDPPPRIAMDLDGPPMSRSRIWLRARGAVPADLVVNSCVLTYLSALTLLESAQGPMGKSPTDVSALLDHTVWFHRAADFSDWLLFEQKSPTGVRGRALATGLLFNRSGELVCTAAQEGYFPAARII; this is encoded by the coding sequence ATGCTGGCATCGTTGGCCGACGTGTTGACCCTGTTCGAACTCGAGTCCCTTGGCGCCGACACTTTTCAAGGCACTCAGCCCGACCCGCCCAACCATCACATCGTTGGTGGGCAAATCGCAGGGCAGGCGTTGATGGCGGCCAGTCGGACCGTGTCGCAGCGGCCGCCGCACAGCCTGCATGTCTACTTCCTGAGGCGAGGTGACGCGCGATACCCGGTGACGTTCGAGGTGACTCGGCTGCACGACGGCGGCACCTTCTCTGCACGCCGGGTTGCTGCGATTCAGGGTGGGCAGGTGCTGATGGAGGCGATGGCGTCGTTCACTGCCGGCATCGAGGGGGCCGACTATCAGGGTGAGATGCCCGACGTGCCGGCGCCCGACTCCCTGGTACCGGTTGAGCAGCAACTTGCGCCCTACGCCGACGAATATGGTGGCTGGTGGATCAGCGAGCGCCCGTTCGACACCCGCTACGTCGACCCACCACCACGCATCGCCATGGACCTCGACGGACCGCCTATGTCGCGGAGCAGGATCTGGCTGCGGGCGAGGGGTGCGGTACCGGCCGACCTCGTCGTCAACAGTTGTGTGCTGACCTACCTCAGCGCGCTGACGCTGCTGGAGTCGGCGCAAGGCCCGATGGGTAAGTCGCCGACGGATGTGTCGGCCCTTCTGGATCACACGGTGTGGTTCCACCGGGCCGCCGATTTCTCCGACTGGCTGTTATTCGAGCAGAAGTCACCGACGGGCGTCAGAGGGCGTGCACTGGCTACCGGGTTGCTGTTCAACCGGAGCGGTGAGCTGGTGTGTACCGCCGCTCAGGAGGGGTATTTTCCGGCCGCCAGAATTATTTAG
- a CDS encoding Zn-ribbon domain-containing OB-fold protein — protein sequence MTTHTEYQRPQLRLAPSPTAESHAFWTGGQHGELLISRCHSCGHFFHPPGPACWRCRSTDVAPEPVSGKATVAAFTINRQNWIPGFEPPYVVAMVELDDEPDVRLITNVVGVAVEDLRVGLPVEVFFEDWTALSGDEDSRVWIPLFRPAGFA from the coding sequence ATGACGACCCACACGGAATACCAACGCCCGCAACTCAGACTGGCACCCAGCCCCACGGCGGAGTCTCACGCGTTCTGGACCGGCGGACAACATGGCGAGTTGTTGATCAGCCGCTGCCACAGCTGCGGCCACTTCTTTCATCCGCCGGGGCCTGCGTGCTGGCGCTGCCGAAGCACCGACGTCGCTCCCGAACCCGTGTCCGGGAAGGCCACCGTCGCAGCGTTCACGATCAACCGGCAAAACTGGATCCCGGGTTTCGAGCCCCCCTACGTGGTGGCCATGGTCGAGTTGGACGACGAACCCGACGTCAGGCTGATCACCAATGTGGTGGGGGTGGCCGTCGAGGACCTCCGCGTCGGACTGCCCGTCGAGGTCTTCTTCGAAGACTGGACCGCGCTGTCGGGCGACGAGGACAGCCGGGTCTGGATCCCGCTGTTCCGTCCCGCTGGATTTGCCTGA
- a CDS encoding phosphotransferase: protein MSTTLPVALRSADDLTPEILTTLLRRHDPDVIVTTAELGHTWQGTTSHLHLDVTYANPETTLPTHLFVKTQLGTVHDLPAEVDASLSQGGGGTVLLDDETRFYRELRADLDVETMTTYFAEHLDGPSQFLIVAEDITLRGAQVPDAVAGLTVEQVDELLTTLSHVHAPFWNSPRLRDEGDLSWLNHPTTGKFAEFLHATGFDIIRMFLELPYKRALLDATGEDADSMEAAFWQLQAHMAEDPMTLLHGDPHPRNTYTLPDGRMGVLDWQLVRRGSWAHDVGYALIGALTPQLRRAHERELLDGYRGRLRDAGVTVPDREHMWTAYRRSPAWGFCMWAITPDQMYSVEIVETVLGRFAEAYSDLGTGALLR from the coding sequence GTGTCCACTACATTGCCGGTCGCGCTGCGCTCTGCCGACGACCTCACGCCGGAGATACTGACGACGCTGCTGCGTCGACACGATCCAGACGTGATCGTCACGACGGCGGAACTGGGCCACACCTGGCAGGGCACCACGTCGCATCTGCATCTCGACGTCACATACGCCAACCCGGAAACCACGTTGCCCACACATCTTTTCGTCAAAACCCAACTCGGCACCGTGCACGACCTGCCCGCGGAGGTGGACGCATCACTGTCCCAGGGCGGTGGCGGCACGGTGCTACTCGACGACGAGACTCGGTTCTACCGCGAGCTACGCGCCGATCTCGACGTCGAAACCATGACGACCTACTTCGCCGAGCATCTCGACGGCCCTTCGCAATTCCTCATCGTCGCTGAAGACATCACCTTACGCGGCGCGCAGGTGCCCGACGCGGTCGCAGGCCTGACTGTCGAGCAGGTCGACGAGCTACTCACGACGCTGAGTCACGTCCACGCGCCGTTCTGGAACAGTCCGCGGCTGCGCGACGAAGGTGACCTGTCCTGGCTCAACCACCCGACCACCGGCAAGTTCGCAGAATTCCTGCACGCCACCGGGTTCGACATCATCCGAATGTTTCTCGAACTGCCCTACAAACGTGCCTTGCTCGACGCCACCGGAGAGGACGCTGACTCGATGGAGGCCGCGTTCTGGCAGCTGCAGGCCCACATGGCCGAAGACCCGATGACCCTGCTGCACGGAGACCCTCACCCACGCAACACCTACACCTTGCCGGACGGCCGGATGGGTGTGCTCGACTGGCAATTGGTGCGGCGCGGATCGTGGGCGCACGACGTCGGTTACGCACTGATCGGCGCACTGACACCGCAGCTTCGGCGCGCCCACGAACGTGAGCTGCTCGACGGGTACCGCGGGCGACTGCGCGATGCGGGCGTCACGGTGCCGGATCGCGAGCACATGTGGACGGCCTACCGCCGCAGCCCCGCATGGGGATTCTGCATGTGGGCGATCACCCCGGATCAGATGTACTCCGTCGAGATCGTCGAAACGGTGCTCGGTCGATTCGCCGAGGCATACTCGGACCTGGGAACCGGCGCGCTACTGCGGTGA
- a CDS encoding OB-fold domain-containing protein, producing MTTNHALLPPVPVPDPDTARYWDGLKEDKLMLCRCDDTGKWIHPPLERSRYTGGPVHFEEVSGAGTVYSYIVVRQALVPGRIPPYVVGLIELAEQPGLRINAVIDADPADVRIGQEVELRIVDLAGSGYRIPEFLIKPAGSPQ from the coding sequence ATGACGACGAACCACGCACTCCTTCCCCCGGTCCCGGTCCCAGATCCCGACACCGCCCGGTACTGGGATGGTCTCAAGGAGGACAAACTGATGCTGTGCCGTTGCGATGACACCGGCAAGTGGATTCATCCACCGCTGGAGCGCAGCCGCTACACCGGCGGTCCCGTGCATTTCGAGGAGGTCAGCGGCGCAGGCACGGTCTACAGCTACATCGTGGTGCGTCAGGCCCTGGTTCCGGGCCGCATACCGCCCTACGTCGTGGGTCTGATCGAGCTCGCGGAGCAGCCGGGGCTGCGCATCAACGCGGTCATCGATGCCGATCCCGCCGACGTGCGGATCGGCCAGGAGGTCGAGCTGCGTATCGTCGACTTGGCCGGAAGCGGCTACCGGATACCGGAATTCCTCATCAAGCCGGCTGGCTCACCGCAGTAG
- a CDS encoding nonspecific lipid-transfer protein — translation MTCAIVGIGRTTYSRNSGRTTRGMAVAACRDAIEDAGLSTADIDGICTFMANDSEQPIFVGWALGIDELSWANAMYGGGNLVADQIATAAAVIEAGLCKAVLVYRSLNGRSGYRFGHIEGPMQVQHHDQFDTASGFMVPPQWFAMWARRHQHEYGSTCEDLGQIAITQRAHAGPNEHALRREPLTMDDYLAARWINEPFRVLDCTSEVDGAVAVLITGEDIARNAKKPPVWLVGSSNSQGGSGWTEWDDPTEMYSRTAGPKIWARTGLSPADMDLACMYDCFTYTVMATMEGFGFCEKGEVGKFFSTGRATYGGDVVVNPHGGLLSEGYIHGLNHHYEAVLQLRRDAGVRQVDDAQLALVTAGGGPFGGANIYSRERP, via the coding sequence ATGACCTGTGCCATCGTGGGCATCGGGCGAACCACCTACAGCCGCAACTCCGGCCGCACCACGCGCGGGATGGCGGTGGCGGCCTGCCGGGATGCCATCGAGGATGCCGGGCTCAGCACGGCCGACATCGATGGAATCTGCACCTTCATGGCCAATGACTCCGAGCAACCGATATTCGTCGGTTGGGCACTGGGAATCGACGAATTGTCCTGGGCCAACGCGATGTACGGCGGAGGGAACCTGGTCGCCGATCAGATCGCCACGGCCGCCGCTGTCATCGAGGCCGGGCTCTGTAAAGCCGTGCTGGTGTACCGCTCGCTCAACGGCCGGTCCGGCTATCGCTTCGGCCACATCGAAGGGCCGATGCAGGTGCAGCATCACGACCAGTTCGATACGGCGTCGGGGTTCATGGTGCCGCCGCAGTGGTTCGCCATGTGGGCCCGTCGGCACCAGCACGAATACGGTTCCACGTGTGAGGATCTCGGGCAGATCGCGATTACCCAGCGTGCACATGCAGGTCCCAACGAGCACGCACTGCGTCGTGAACCGCTCACGATGGATGACTATCTGGCCGCCCGATGGATCAACGAACCGTTCCGGGTGCTCGACTGTACGTCCGAGGTGGACGGCGCGGTGGCCGTGCTGATCACCGGCGAGGATATTGCCCGCAATGCCAAGAAGCCGCCGGTGTGGTTGGTTGGTTCGTCGAACTCGCAGGGCGGCTCCGGCTGGACGGAGTGGGACGATCCTACCGAGATGTACTCCCGCACAGCAGGTCCCAAGATCTGGGCGAGAACGGGCCTGAGTCCGGCCGATATGGACCTGGCGTGCATGTACGACTGCTTCACCTACACGGTGATGGCCACCATGGAGGGCTTCGGCTTCTGTGAGAAGGGTGAGGTTGGCAAGTTCTTCTCGACCGGGCGCGCCACCTACGGGGGTGACGTGGTGGTCAACCCGCACGGTGGCCTGCTGTCGGAGGGTTACATCCATGGGCTGAACCACCACTACGAGGCGGTGCTGCAGTTGCGCCGCGACGCAGGAGTGCGTCAGGTCGACGACGCCCAACTGGCTCTCGTCACCGCAGGCGGCGGTCCGTTCGGGGGCGCCAACATCTACAGCAGGGAGCGGCCATGA